The region GTTCGTTCGGTTTGATTGTATCATATCAGTCTGACGGGAATCCCCATCGCATGCAGCTCCCTTTTCAGCCGCGGAATAGGTATCTCTCCGTAATGGAAAATGCTGGCGGCCAGTGCCGCATCGGCCCGGCCTTCGGTAAGCACCTCGGCGATGTCCCGTACGCAACCGGCACCTCCCGAAGCCACCACAGGCACCGACAGCATCCCGGAAAGACGGGCGAATGTCTCGCAGGGATAGCCGTTCTTCGTGCCGTCGTGATCCATCGAGGTGAAGAGTATCTCCCCGGCCCCGCGCTCCTGGGCCTCCCGGGCCCAGGAAAAAAGCTCCTTCCCGGTGGGACGCTTGCCGCCATGCGTGGTCACCGTCCAGCGGCCGTCGATCCGTTTGGCGTCGATCGCCACCACCACGAACTGGTTTCCGTACCTGGCTGCGATCTCGTCGATCAGTTCCGGACGGCGGACGGCGGCGCTGTTCACCGTGATCTTGTCCGCCCCGGCCCGCAGCAACAGCCCGGCATCCTCCACCGAAGCGATACCTCCCCCCACCGTGAAGGGGATGTCGATCTCCTGTGCGATCCTCGTCACCAGTCCGGCAAAGGTCTTGCGCCCCTCGAGCGTGGCG is a window of Gallalistipes aquisgranensis DNA encoding:
- the hisF gene encoding imidazole glycerol phosphate synthase subunit HisF — encoded protein: MLAKRIIPCLDIKDGATVKGVNFLGLQQVGDPVELGKKYAEEGADELVYLDISATLEGRKTFAGLVTRIAQEIDIPFTVGGGIASVEDAGLLLRAGADKITVNSAAVRRPELIDEIAARYGNQFVVVAIDAKRIDGRWTVTTHGGKRPTGKELFSWAREAQERGAGEILFTSMDHDGTKNGYPCETFARLSGMLSVPVVASGGAGCVRDIAEVLTEGRADAALAASIFHYGEIPIPRLKRELHAMGIPVRLI